The nucleotide sequence CCCTCTGACCACTTGCTGTTCTGGGATAACCAGGGTTATAAAACCTGTATGTATTCAGCAGGAACAAGCCAATGTCGGGTCAAATACTGGGCGATCGCTATGAAGTGGAGCGTCAGCTTGGCAAGCAAACTGGGCGCTGGACTCTGCTTGCCCGCGATCGGAGCACGCAGCAACGGGTGGTCATCAAGCTTTTGTTTCTGGATGAACAGTTAGAGTGGGACGACCTGAAGCTATTTGAGCGGGAAGTGGAGATCCTGAAATCCCTGTCTCACCCTTCAATTCCGCGCTATCTGGGCTACTTTGAGCACCAGCTACCCAACGACAAAGCGCTGGCACTGATTCAGACCTATGTGGAAGGAAAATCCCTGGAGCAATGTATGCAACAGGGGCGAATCTTTACCGAAACAGAGACAAAGCAACTGGCAAAAGCGCTGTTAAATATCCTGGTTTACCTCCACGGTCGTCAGCCGCCTATCATCCATCGAGATATCAAGCCCAGCAATATTCTGCTGGCAAATCGTCAGGCGTACCTGGTTGACTTTGGCTCGGTGAAAGCCCTTAAAGGGACGGGAGAAACGAGTGCTTTTACAGTGGTAGGCACTTACGGCTACATGCCCCCCGAACAATTTAGTGGACGGGCTGTTCCTGCTTCAGATCTCTATAGCCTGGGTGCCACGCTGATTGCCCTGCTAACAGGAACCCACCCCTCCAGTCTGCCACGCAAGGG is from Leptothermofonsia sichuanensis E412 and encodes:
- a CDS encoding serine/threonine protein kinase, yielding MSGQILGDRYEVERQLGKQTGRWTLLARDRSTQQRVVIKLLFLDEQLEWDDLKLFEREVEILKSLSHPSIPRYLGYFEHQLPNDKALALIQTYVEGKSLEQCMQQGRIFTETETKQLAKALLNILVYLHGRQPPIIHRDIKPSNILLANRQAYLVDFGSVKALKGTGETSAFTVVGTYGYMPPEQFSGRAVPASDLYSLGATLIALLTGTHPSSLPRKGVKIDFGQTTTVSSEFAEWLEWMTEPNLDQRSKSAQEALKALNQGRTDLNLNPSTPVAKPSDTKISLTKDARSLEILIPSLLGQTQLQIDSQQISLSSKRLGFQTGRPQSAPRHRISKLEYSKAVDGHPDITEPQLVIWAGTEKYELSSNTSLTIPELDWLAYELSTWLKLPISH